One part of the Capra hircus breed San Clemente chromosome 4, ASM170441v1, whole genome shotgun sequence genome encodes these proteins:
- the SUN3 gene encoding SUN domain-containing protein 3, giving the protein MGMVFILTLLLLGFVHHMKRKEKEFPQKSRQIYALIAEYGSRLYNYQARLRMPKEQLELLKKESQTLENNFREILFLIEQIDVLKALLRDMRDGLHNYSWNADIDPTEGWNHTEVIDEEMSTLVNYILKKLREDQVQMADYALKSAGASVVEAGTSESYKNNKAKLYWHGIGFLNYEMPPDIILQPDVHPGKCWAFPGSQGHALIKLARRIIPTAVTMEHISEKVSPSGNTSSAPKEFSVYGISKQCEGEEIFLGQFVYNKTGTTVQTFALQHEVPEFLLCVKLKILSNWGHPNYTCLYRFRVHGTPRDDS; this is encoded by the exons GATTTGTACATCACATGAAGCGTAAAGAGAAAGAGTTTCCTCAGAAATCCAGACAAATTTATGCTCTAATTGCAGAATATGGTTCACGGCTTTACAATTACCAG gccAGGCTTCGAATGCCAAAAGAGCAACTGGAACTTTTAAA GAAGGAGAGCCAGACTTTGGAAAACAACTTCCGGgaaattctctttttaattgaACAAATAGATGTTCTGAAGGCATTGCTTAGAGACATGCGGGATGGTCTGCACAATTACAGCTGGAATGCCGACATAGACCCCACTGAAGGCTGGAACCACACCGAGGTCATCGATGAG GAAATGTCCACCTTGGTGAATTACATACTGAAAAAGCTGAGAGAAGATCAAGTCCAGATGGCTGATTATGCCCTTAAGTCAGCAG GAGCCTCTGTTGTTGAAGCTGGGACCTCAGaaagttacaaaaataataaagcaaaactGTACTGGCATGGGATTGGCTTCTTAAATTATGAAATGCCTCCAGACATCATTCTCCAG CCGGATGTCCACCCTGGGAAATGCTGGGCCtttccaggctcccagggtcaTGCCCtaatcaagcttgccaggaggATCATACCAACTGCTGTTACCATGGAGCACATCTCAGAGAAGGTGTCCCCCTCAGGAAACACCTCCAGCGCACCCAAGGAATTTTCTGTCTAT GGCATCTCGAAACAATGTGAAGGAGAAGAAATTTTTCTAGGTCAGTTTGTATATAACAAAACAGGGACCACCGTTCAAACATTTGCACTCCAG caTGAAGTTCCTGAATTCTTGTTATGTGTGAAACTTAAAATTCTCAGCAACTGGGGACACCCAAACTATACTTGTTTATATAGATTCAGGGTTCATGGCACCCCAAGAGATGACAGCTAG